From the genome of Chionomys nivalis chromosome 9, mChiNiv1.1, whole genome shotgun sequence:
gcagaggcaagtggatctctgtgagtttgaggccagcctgatctagagaatgggttccaggacagccagggctacacaaagaaaacctgtaaaaaaatttaatttacttatgggatgtgactttttttttttttttttggtttttttgagacagggtttctctgtggttttggagcctgtcctggaactagctcttgtagaccaggctggtctcgaactcacagagatccgcctgtctctgcctcccgagtgctgggattaaaggcgtgcgccaccaccacccggcgggaTGTGACAGTTTTTAAGAGCCAGGTCTTGACTGTGGTCAAGATTGGCCGGAGGGACCTTCATCCAGTGAGTCATCTTGACCTCAAAGCCAATCTTAAAAGTGTACCCTGAGCTGCAGAAGAGTCAAAGCAAGCTGAATCCTAACAAACACGCACATATTGACATCTCTCTGCTATAGCTGCTTCACACTTTAAGACTGCCTCAAACTAATGGACTACAcgctggaattgtaagccaagcAAAGCCTTTCTACCCTAGGTAGTTTGtcaggatgtttttgtttgtttgtttgttttttgctttttttgtttgtttcatcagCAGAAACAACTGGGACAGAAAGGGAGGCTAGCGTTGAAGGCTCCCTCCAGAACTCTGAATTGACCCAGGTGTGAAGGTTTATTGAGATTTTAtatgtcaaaaaagaaaacagaccacTGTATATCAGTAGCAGCCCCAGCGAAGCAGGAGATGTATGTGGCTAAGCCTAGAAAGGTCCATCTGACAGTTTTCTGCGGGAGAAAAATATTGCTGGTCTCATCTAGCTCCATCCTAGCAACCACTGTATTTAAGTACATGGCCCCTCTGTGACTTCACAATGGAACAGGATGCTAAAAACTTAGttgtaagagaaaaataaatagctgtAGCTGGGGAAAGTGGCACATACATATAAGCccttgtgagctcaaggccagtctgaactacatagCCAGTTTAAGGTTGACCTGGGTTttatagggagaccctgtctcaaaagaaccagAGTAGGGCTGGGCAGATGTCTCATTGGGTAAAGTACCCTGTGTGTAAGcatgagaacccgagttcagcacccacattaaagGCTGGGTGTGAAgttggctgtggtggcgcacacctttaattccagagggaggcagaggcaggtggatctgtgagtttgaggacagacagggctacacagagaaatcccgtcttaaaacaaaacaaaaggctgggTGCGGTTAGtgtgcacctgcaatcccagcagtgagcaggcagagacaggaatcaATTCACCAGACCTCACTGGCTGGTCAACTTAGATAGTGGTGAGGGTTCAGCCgtagaccctgtctttaaaaatgagGTAGAGAGATGGTAGATGAATACAtgatgctgacctctggcctttacGATTTACTTCTCATCCCCCAcaaatccaaaccaaaccaaaagcccTTAGTGGTAGAGCCAGGGTACAGTGGTTTCTCCTACCTCATCAATGACTGCTAAAGGTGCTCAGAGGTCACTGCTGTGTAGATAGATTCTCACCTCTTTGGTTCCTTAGGGAGAGTAAGAGAGATAAAGAATTAACGCACAGTTCTCGGGCGGCTGATGCTCCTTGTAGCAGTGTGTTTCCAGGTGTACCCTTGGGCTAGCAGCATTGATGTCACCTGTGAGCTTGTTACAAATTATATATAGGTTCAGCCTGGCTGCCCTAGTTCAAGTGCCTGGGGGCAGATGCAGGAAACTGGCTTTCTGAACTCTCTTTGGGGAAAGAGCAAGGAAGAATGACATGGCTATGCCAATGGAGCCCCTCTGCTAGCATTATCTTTTCAGAACATGGGGTGGGTTTGTCTGCAGTACCTAAGTACTTTGAATGCTTCCATAAACATTTGTCTGGggacagagatggttcagttggtaaagtacttccaaaggtcctaattTCCATCTGTAGCATCCACGTGAAAATGCCAGGCATAGTGCCTTGTGCCTGTGATCTGAGCACCGAGGCACTGGAGACATGAGAGTCCCTGTTACTCACTGGCCACTCAGTCTTGCTTAATTGGTAAGCTTCAGGCCAAAAAGAAGCCCTGTTTCAAAGGAGGTGGATGGCATTCCTGAAGATAACAGCCTCTAGCCTTCACTCACGTATGCCCACCAGCACTCATTGAAAGAAGAGCAGCTTGTTTTTAAGGTGATTTCTGACATTTGATGTGGAAGTGAAGGAAAACAAGGTTATGGGAACATGGAACAACGCCACAGAAGCAAACAAGAGATATGATAGGAAGTTTAAACTCTCCCTTTTAATGGATGAACTGTAGGCAGCTCTCCTGCTGTGACCCTGCACTGCACTGAACTGCAAGTTGGAAATAGAAAATGTCTTGTGCACAAGCTTCTCAGAGCTATGTCTTAAAGATTCTGAAGTCCAGGCTAGTGatggtggtggacacctttaatcccagcacttgggaagtagaggcaggcgagtctctgtgaattggaggccagcccagGAGGCCAGTCCACAGactgagtccaggacagccagggctacatagagagacagcctcgaaaaactaaaacttGAAGTTCTCTAGCCCCTTGGAGAATGAACCCTGTGTCTATTCTGTTCTTGGAGGGTGGAGTGGATGTGCATGGATCTTCCAGCACAGAGCATTAACTAGTTACTGCCAACTCCGTTCCGAAGGTGCTAGGTGCCTGGGATTTCCACACTACACACTGAGTTGTCCTACTGCTTTGTCCCTACTCCCGGTGTAGCCTGAGACTCTGACTGGAATGGAGTGAACTGAATTATCCCTTCAGTTGTTACTGCCCGATGTGTGTTACCAAGATACAGCTTGTTGAGCCAGAATTGCTAGCCCGAGGCCATGTGTGCTGAGCACAGAGGAGTGCCAAGACAGACAGCAAGCCTTGTACTACAGCCTGAGGCCACGTTAGAGGCCAGTTAGGCGTTGATGATTCCACCTCAGACCCTAGCAGGGAGGGCTTGTAAATGCCCCCCCTCCAGCAGTCCTCCCTTTGACAGGGAGTGGTGAGTCTTGGAGTGGCCTGCCAGGAAAGGAGGATTACGACTTCTGGGGTGTGACTCCCTCCTGGAGCAGCCACGCGAGCCCAAGGTGACAGTGGCTTGCCCATCCACTGCTCACAGTACACATTAGTTTACTCACATTACCTGAAGAACACTCAGCTGTGCTTGCCTTACTGCCTGGGGTGGTGGCAGTCTGGGCGAGGCACCTTCCACTGTTCTTCAGTTTTTTGAAGGAACACAGAGCTTTTAGTGCCTGGGGAGCAGAGTGGCCTGACGCTTCTGAGTGACACCAAATATAAAGTGGGTGTGCTGAGAACAGAGATCTTTGCGGGTGTTTCCGCTGGTCTGTAAAGGTCTTTCTGATTGTCACGGTGCTAGAGGGCACTGTGAAGGCTTGCCCACCAAGTGGAACATAACTGTACTTTATGCTTATCTGCGACTTGGGATTGGCTGAAATTCCCCTGAGCCCTACTGGTCACCAAGAACTGTGAGTGTCCTGAATCCAGGGTGGAAAGCTTTAGAGCTGAAGGAGATTAAGTTGTGTAATAGATACTTTCACCCCTACTTCTTACTCACCTCTCCTCTACCCTCTTTTCCACAGTGAATACCTACCTCTTCATGGTGCAGGCTCAAGGCATCCTGCTTCGAGACAATGTGAGGACCATTGGTGCCCAGGTGTATGAGCAGGTGGTCCGAAGCGCCTATGCCAAGAGGAACAGTAGCCTGAACGACTCAGGTAAGCTCTAGTGAAGAGAGCCTTATGGAATGTCTGAgaaggcagggaaactgagtcattCATCTCCAAAAGAGAGAGTGTTGAGAGAAGGATTGGCTGGGAGTCTTCGCTCCTGCTCAGGTTGGCTAGAAGGCTGCATTTTCATTTTGAACTCAAGGTTGTGTTTCAGAACATggcttcttgctttgtttttgagacagtggcCTTCCTCATCTAGAGTAAATTCATAGAAGCAGGTTAGCAGGATGAGCTGCTTGGCTGTGAACAAGTGCAGATGCCAAGGAAGCTGGTCAGAGGTTCAAGGCGCTGGGAAAATaggaggtgtatgtgtgtgtgtgtgtgggggggggtcatcTGTGCTGTTTAGACTTCCTTCTGATTCTCACTGGCTATAAACTGAGTATCAGAAACCCACAGTGCTGATGCACATGGGAAGGGAGCCATTACAGCAGTCCCCTCCTGTGATTGGCTTCATATTTTTAGCTGCAGCACTGCACCACCTGCTCCCATCAAGCTACAAAAGCTTCTGAGGAGCTGAAGGAGTCAGCATACTAGTGCCTTGCTGAGCcgcctttctcttctctccctagaTTATCCTCTGGACTTGAACCACAGTGAAGCCTTTCCCCCAACCACGACATTTCTTCCTGAAGATTTCACCTACTTTGCCAACCACCCTTGCCCAGAGAGGCTCCCTTCCATGAGTAAGTAGATCGATGCTTCAGGCAACTAGTTCTTAACAAGTTACTTAACTTCTGGTTAACTAATGTGGAAGGGAGAGTGTGACCAGCTGGTTTCTCTGACTTTGGATAGTGAAAGGCTTTCTGCCCTGGGAGTTGGGGCCGGAAGAATTCCTTGTACCTCAGCTTCTCTTCAGCCAAACCTGCTGCTGTTGACCCACATTCTCAGTGGTGCTGTGTTCTGCCCTTTGTGATGGCCTTCATGAGGTATCCTAGAGAAAGAGCTGGCCAtggctttgccattttagtgtaAATTGCCCACTGGTTATAACTGGTttgataggggctggagagatggctcagaggttaagagcattgcctgctcttccaaaggacccgagttcgattcccagcaaccacatggtggcttaaacaactatctgtaatgaggtctggtgccctcttctggcctgcaggcatacacacaaacagaatattgtatacataataaataaatacttaaaaaaaaaaataactggttTGATACAATAGACCCCTCTACCCACcttcttcttctgtgtcctgctttGTTCCCATTTGTGCCCCTACCCCCCTGCTCTCCCCACACTTCTTGTCCATCCCACTCTGGCTAGTTGCTaaaggttattttctttttgttgttgttgtttttattttgttttttgagatagggtcctggaactccctttgtagacgaggctggtttcgaactcacagagatctacctgcctctgcctcttttgtgttgggattaaaggtgtatgccaccacatcccAGCAAAagttattttcctaacaaaatactggtttaaaaaaaattcaagccaTGCATGgtggtcacacctttaattccggcaTTAGTACTCCTAGCTGTtctgggactcgctctgtagactaggttagcctggaactcacaaaaatagatgctcctgcctctgcagcCCTGGGGACTAGAATCAAAGGCCTGTGCCCTGCTCTTGACTTCCCTAGCACTTACAGTCGCCATGGTTTGTGCTCTGAGCACTATTACTCAGAGCCCCTACTCACTGGTGGCTGGGGGGAGACAGGCAGCTGGCCTGAACAAGCTGCCACGCCTGAGTGCACTACTCCTCTGTCCCTCTGAATCGAGCTGCTATCTCGGGCTTTTGGAAGGGCGAGCAGTGTGTGTGTTGAGTGAAATGGAGCTCCctgtggcaggggtggggtggggggcttgaAAAGAGCTGTCTCCCCTTTGCTTCAAGGTCTCTGTTCCTTCCCCACCTTGGCAGGAGCCAACCTCTAAGGTGTTTTCCCTTTATTACACTTCTTTGTCAGATGGCAGTGACACCCTAAAGAACAGAGAGATGGGAAACAGCACGGCCAGGGCTCAGCCTGGGaaagttttaattgtttttctctctgtgtccagAGGGCCCGATAGACATAAACATGAGTGAGATCAGAATGGATGACATTCACGAGCTCTTCTCCAGAGACCCAGCCATCAAGCTTGGAGGCCACTGGAAGCCTTCGGACTGTGTGCCTCGATGGAAGGTGGGCTGTGAGTCAGACCGCAGGCGTTAAGAACACTTCTGGGGTTGAAGAACTGTGACATCTGGAAACTTGCACTCTGCCTCTCATTTTCAAGAAATGAGTTTCCCCAAGCACTCTCCTGCAGCCAGAGAGATTGGTAGCACCCTGTTGGTGTGTGGCGGCACTGAACCCCTTTGTTCCCAGGCAGGATTATTTGTGGGAGAGAGGGTCAGTAAGTCGGCTGACACATTTGTGGACTGTGTCTTTGCAGAGCCAGTGCTTTCTGTCTGGTCTCCCAAGTTACTGGAAGATAACTGGACCGTAGTGCAGTTCTCCAGCTGAACCTTGGGTCTTTATAGGGTGACTGTAGTCAGGAGAGGAGGCGGAAGCTAAAGGCCATTCTTTGACAAGTGTTTGATAAAGTGCTTGGAAGTTGCTGATCCTGGGAGGGGCAGACCATGACACAAGCATGGGACAATGAGTGTACGGTAGCAAGTGTGCACAGATGACCATTGTAGAACGAGCTGTGTGCAGCATTGAGGCGCTTCCCTCACTTTGTGTTGGCATACTTCTAGAGACACCTTTGTACTGGGTTACCTTGGGTCTATCTGCCTCCTAGAGCTGCAGTCTAGATAGGATCCAGATAGTTCCAAGGTGCCATTGCTTGCATAGGCCAGCATTAGAGAATGTCAGGAGGGTCTCAGCACTCCCTAAGGGTTGCTTATCTAGGGGTTTCCAACTGTGTAGCAATGTAGAGAACTAACTGGGCAGCTAGGCCAACAGCTAACTGGTGGCTCCCTGTTCTGTGATTCACTGCAGGTGGCCATCCTCATCCCCTTCCGGAACCGCCATGAGCACCTCCCAGTCCTCCTGCGACACCTGCTCCCAATGCTTCAGCGCCAGCGCCTGCAGTTTGCCTTCTATGTGGTTGAGCAAGTGAGTGACATTtagtttccttctctcttttctgagCCCACAATCTAGAAAGCAGCAAGTGACACTGCCTTCAGTATAAAGAGCCCAGGGTGGCATTGTCCCCATGAgcttggccctcccacatcaatcattagttaagaaaatgctccatagaagttcctacaggccagtcttagggagttattttcttaattaagggtCCCTCTTTGCTGGGTGTGAAcacccacttttaatcccagcactcaggaggcagaggctagcagatctctgtgagttcaaggccagcctggtctacagagtgtgttccaggacagccagggagggctgttagacagagaaacctgtctcaaaaaacaaaacaagaaagtctGTTTTCctagatatgtctaggtttgtgtcaaattgTCAAACATCAAAACCATCCAGCACCTCCCTTGCCTCTGTCCTGAGTGTATGTTTTAGTATTAGCCTGGGTAAAAAAGTTAACATGTAGTTAAGTAGGCCATAACTGGTGTGAACTGGTTTCTACCTGCCACAGAATTTATAATCCTCAGACAGTCATCCCTGGAGAGCTCAGTGACTATTGTAGTGGGACTTCAGAATAAAAGGCTGAGATGAACACACCCTCTTTCGCTAGATGTGTGAGCAGCATAAATTGAGACTTGGTAGTGCCCGGCCTGTTTCCTGTATATTCCGTGGCTGTAGGCCTCCGTTTTCAGCTGTGGCTTGTGTTGGTCCAGCCCTCTCTGAAGAAACAAGACAGAGTCCAGTGTATTCTCTGGGTGACTGTGGGCTGAGTAGTGCTGCAGTCTCTGTGGGCTCAGTAGTCTGTCCATTTGGCTCCTAGGACCCCTTTTGGTGTGCAGCAAAGGCAGTAAGGTCTTTGCTTCAagatcgttttttttttttaggttggtACCCAGCCCTTTAACCGCGCCATGCTTTTCAATGTCGGCTTTCAAGAAGCCATGAAGGACTTGGATTGGGACTGCCTGATCTTCCATGATGTGGATCACATACCTGAGAGCGACCGCAACTACTATGGCTGTGGACAAATGCCCAGGCACTTTGCAACCAAACTGGACAAATACATGTACCTGTGAGTGTCTCCTGCTTCCAAAGGCCAGTTGCAGAAATGAGATGCAGCTGGCTGTGACCAGCCGTGTCAGCTGATGGGCGGCTTGTAAAGTGTATGCTCTATGCAGGAGCTCAGCAGTGAGCAGGCATGAGGTGGAAAGTGGGTTAGTAGTGTGGCTGGGGATGGGGGGGCGAAATGTTTGAGTGGTGATGACCAGTGTGGAGTGACCGAACACTGAAGATGGCCATGGTTGCACAACTCCATACACGCTGAGTAAATTCTGTGCTCTGTCACTCACTGCACAGTAAAGTTGTTGCAGACCAGTCGGGAGTTTGGAGAGGTGCTCAGTTCTCTTGCCTGGCTGTGCAGTacaggaaaacaaagacaaagtcaTCAGGAAATCCAACTCTAGTTCTAACGTGACTGCTGTCCTTCCTTCAGGCTTCCCTACGCAGAGTTTTTTGGTGGAGTGAGCGGCCTGACTGTAGAACAGTTTCGGAAAATCAATGGCTTTCCTAATGCTTtctggggctggggtggagaAGATGACGATCTGTGGAACAGGTATACACCCCCGTCCTACCCCCACCCTGCCACAGTGTCCACCAGGAGCTACCTGTGTCATCCAGTGTCCTTGAGGCCCCATTGGAAAGA
Proteins encoded in this window:
- the B4galt5 gene encoding beta-1,4-galactosyltransferase 5 isoform X1, which codes for MRARRGLLRLPRRSLLAALFFFSLSSSLLYFVYVAPGIVNTYLFMVQAQGILLRDNVRTIGAQVYEQVVRSAYAKRNSSLNDSDYPLDLNHSEAFPPTTTFLPEDFTYFANHPCPERLPSMKGPIDINMSEIRMDDIHELFSRDPAIKLGGHWKPSDCVPRWKVAILIPFRNRHEHLPVLLRHLLPMLQRQRLQFAFYVVEQVGTQPFNRAMLFNVGFQEAMKDLDWDCLIFHDVDHIPESDRNYYGCGQMPRHFATKLDKYMYLLPYAEFFGGVSGLTVEQFRKINGFPNAFWGWGGEDDDLWNRVQNAGYSVSRPEGDTGKYKSIPHHHRGEVQFLGRYALLRKSKERQGLDGLNNLNYFANITYDALYKNITVNLTPELAQVTEY
- the B4galt5 gene encoding beta-1,4-galactosyltransferase 5 isoform X2, with product MVQAQGILLRDNVRTIGAQVYEQVVRSAYAKRNSSLNDSDYPLDLNHSEAFPPTTTFLPEDFTYFANHPCPERLPSMKGPIDINMSEIRMDDIHELFSRDPAIKLGGHWKPSDCVPRWKVAILIPFRNRHEHLPVLLRHLLPMLQRQRLQFAFYVVEQVGTQPFNRAMLFNVGFQEAMKDLDWDCLIFHDVDHIPESDRNYYGCGQMPRHFATKLDKYMYLLPYAEFFGGVSGLTVEQFRKINGFPNAFWGWGGEDDDLWNRVQNAGYSVSRPEGDTGKYKSIPHHHRGEVQFLGRYALLRKSKERQGLDGLNNLNYFANITYDALYKNITVNLTPELAQVTEY